The genome window GACCCCGACAGCAAAACCATGAAAGTGCGGGTAACACTGCCCAATCGCGTGGCCGGACGCTCGGACTACATGCTGAAACCGGAAATGTTTGCCAATGTCAGCCTTCAGTACGCCGGGAAGGACCAGCGCGTGGCGGTGCCCGCCAAGTCCATCGTCTTTGACAAAAGCCGAAACTTTGTGGTGGCCGTAACGGCAAACAACCAGCCGGTTGTGCGCGAGGTAGATATCTTCAAAACCATTGGTGATAAAACCTACCTCAACAGCGGCCTGCAAGCCGGCGAACGGGTCGTCTCGCAGAACCAGCTTCTCATTTACAGTGCACTTGGAAATTAATGAGTGAAAGCGATAAAGAGTGAAAGAGTGTGTCGAAATCCTTTCGCGCTTTATCGCTTTCACTCTTTCGCTCGCTCATTCACTCTTTAAATTGCCATGAATAAATTCATCAAAAATATAATCTCCTTCTCGCTGAAGAACCGATTTTTCGTGTTCTTCCTGACGGGATTGGTCGTAGTGGCTGGATTTATCAGCTACCAGAATACACCGATTGAAGCGTTCCCGGATGTTACCAATACCCAAATTACGATCATCACGCAGTGGCCGGGCCGCAGCGCCGAGGAAATCGAGAAGTTTGTAACAATTCCGCTGGAAATTGGCCTGAATTCAGTGCAGAAAAAAACGGACGTTCGTTCAACAACGCTCTTTGGGCTTTCGGTGGTGAAAGTTATGTTCGACGATGGGGTCGATGATGCTTTTGCCCGGCAGCAGGTTAACAACCTGTTGGGCGGCGTCGAGTTGCCCGATGGCGTCAAACCAGACGTGCAGCCGCCGTATGGCCCTACCGGTGAGATTTTTCGCTACACGCTCAAGAGCAGCACCCGCACCGCACGCGAACTGAAAACTTTGCAGGACTGGCAGATTGAACGACAGTTAAAAAGTGTTCCGGGCGTGGCCGACGTGGTTAGCTTCGGCGGTGAGGTGAAAACGTACGAGATTTCTGTCGATCCGCGCCGGTTGCAGAACTTCGACATTACGCCTTTGCAACTCTATCAGGCGGTGGCCAATTCCAACGTCAATGTGGGTGGCGATGTGATCGAAAAGAATTCCGAGGCGTACGTGGTACGTGGCATCGGGCTGCTGAAAAATAGCCAGGATATTGAGAATATCATCATCAAGAACGTCAAAGGCACGCCCATCATGGTGCGGAATGTTGCCCAGGTGTCGGAATCGGCGCTGCCCCGTTTGGGACAGGCGGGCCGCGACAACCAGAACGATGTGGTGGAATGTATTGTGGTGATGCGCAAAGGCGAAAATCCCAGCGAGGTGATTGAGTCCGTGAAAGCCAAAATTGACGAGCTGAACAGCACTATTCTGCCCGCCGACGTCAAAATTGACACGTTTTACAACCGGGAAACGCTGATTCACTTCGCGACGCACACCGTAACGCACAACCTCATCGAAGGGCTCGTTTTTGTGACCGTCATTGTGTTCCTGTTCATGGCCGACTGGCGGACCACCATCACGGTGTCCATCATTATTCCGCTGGCATTGCTGTTTGCCTTTATCTGTCTGCGTTTAAAGGGAATGTCGGCCAACCTGCTGTCCATGGGCGCAATAGATTTCGGAATTATCGTGGACGGTGCGGTGGTGATGGTCGAGGGAATCTTCGTGACGCTGGACGAAATGGCGCATCATAACGGTATGGAAAGGTTCAACAAGCTGGCCAAGCTCGGCATTCTGCGCAAAACCGGAACCGAAATGGGAAAAGCGATTTTCTTCTCTAAGCTGATCATTATCACCTGTTTGATTCCTATTTTCTCGTTCCAGAAAGTAGAAGGTAAAATGTTTTCGCCCCTCGCCTGGACACTGGGTTTTGCGCTGCTGGGGGCCTTGTTCTTTACGTTGACGCTGGTTCCGGTCCTGGCTAGCTTTCTGCTGAAAAAGAACGTTCGTGAGAAACACAATCCATTTGTCGAGTTCCTGACGCGCCACGCAACCCGCGGCTTTGGGTTCACTTTTGCCCATAAAAAACTGACTTTGTTGGTATCGGTTGGACTGGTTGTGATCGGTTTGTCGGGCTTTAAACTGCTAGGTACGGAATTTCTGCCGGAACTGGACGAAGGGTCAATTTACGTGCGGGCGAGTATGCCGATGAGCATTTCGCTGCCCGAATCGGTGAAGCTGACAACCCAGATGCGGCACGTGTTCGAGGCGTTTCCGGAAGTGAAAGGCGTTATTTCGCAGACAGGCCGCCCCAACGATGGAACCGACCCGACGGGTTTCTACAACATTGAGTTTCTGGTCAGTATATTTCCCAAAGAAGCGTGGAAAAGTGGGTTAACGAAACAGCAGCTCATCGGGCAGATGCAGGAGAAACTGAAAGTGTTCCCTGGCGTGGATTTCGGATTTTCGCAGCCGATTATGGACAATGTGTCGGAGGCCGTTTCGGGCGTGAAAGGCTCCATTGCAGTCAAAGTGTACGGACCCGATTTATATACGCTGGAAGAAAAATCGACCGAGATTCAAAAGCAACTGGCTACGGTTCAGGGAATTGAAGACTTAGGCGTCATTCGGAACATTGGTCAGCCAGAGCTACGGATCGAACTTGATGAACAGAAATTGGCGGCCTATGGCGTTGACAAGGCCGATGCCGAGGCAGTCATCGAGATGGCTATCGGGGGCAAAGCAGCCACCCAGATTTACGAGGGCGAACGCAAATTTGATCTGCGTATCCGGTACGACCGGCCCTTCCGCTCTAACGAGTCTGAGATTGGAAACCTGATGGTGCCGACGCAGAATGGCTCTGAAATACCCATCAAGGAAATCGCCCGCGTTTACACTCAAACAGGCCCGATCCTGATCTACCGCGAAGGAAACCAGCGCTATGGTGCCGTGAAGTTTTCGGTGCGAGGCCGCGACATGGGTGGAGCCGTGACCGAAGCGCAGCAAAAAGTGACCGCCAACGTGAAATTACCCCAAGGCTACACCATCAAATGGGCGGGTGATTTTGAAAACCAGCAACGGGCTACATTGCGGCTGGAGCAGGTGGTGCCGATCAGTTTATTGGGGATTTTCTTTATTCTGTTTGTGCTGTTCGGGAATGTCAAAGATGCGGGGCTAGTGCTGTTAAACGTGCCTTTCGCCATCATTGGCGGCATCGCGGCCTTGCTGATTACGCACGTCAACTTCAGCATTTCGGCGGGGATTGGCTTCATTGCGTTGTTTGGTATCTGTATTCAGAACGGGGTTATCCTGATCTCCGTATTCAAAAAGAACCTGCACAATCGGCTGTCGCTGAACGAGTCCATTCGGCAGGGGGTCATTTCGCGGGTGCGGCCCGTGGTGATGACGGCCATGATGGCGGCCATCGGGTTGATTCCGGCGGCCATTTCGACTGGGATTGGGTCTGAAACGTCGAAGCCGCTAGCGATCGTGGTGATTGGCGGACTGATTACGGCTACCTTCCTGACCTTGCTGGTGTTTCCGCTCTTGTTTTACGTATTCTACCGTCAGAAAGCACTCGTTGACTTATAACCTTATAGTTTGTTTTAAGAGGAAGTGTACAAACCCGCCGGATTTCCAGCGGGTTTTGTCTTTGGTGGTTTACACGGTTTCTTTCTCTGCATAAACCGGTTTCGGCGGTTTCTCCGATGAGGATTTGATAATCGCTTTAACTTCAAACATATTGATAACGGGCAGAAACTTGGCGAACAAAAGAAAGAGCGTAAAGAATAAACCGAACGAAAAAATATAATCGCTAATGTCGAACAGGGTTGGCGAAAACATGGCCCAGCTGGATGGCAAATAATCGCGGTGCAGCGAAGTGACGATGATCACAAAGCGCTCGAACCACATACCAATATTGACAATTACCGACAGAACAAACGTCCAGGTAATGCTCCGCCGAATTTTCCGCGACCAGAATAGTTGCGGCGAAATCACATTGCAGGTCATCATGGCCCAATACGCCCACCAGTAAGGTCCGAAGGCACGGTTGATGAACGCGTATCGTTCGTATTCCACGCCTGAATACCAGGCAATAAAAAACTCAGTCAGGTAGGCGACACCCACAATGGAGCCGGTCAACGTGATGATTTTGTTCATCGATTCGATGTGTTCAAACGTGATGTAATCTTCCAGCTTGAATACGACCCGCGTAATCAGCATCAGGTTCTGCACCATCGCAAAGCCGGAAAAAATGGCTCCGGCCACGAAATAAGGCGGAAAAATAGTGGTGTGCCAGCCCGGAATAACGGACGTAGCAAAGTCCATACTAACAATCGTGTGTACCGATAAAACCAGCGGCGTTGAAATTCCCGCCAGAATCAAGCTAACGTATTCGTAGCGTGCCCACGTCCGCGCCCCGCCATTCCAGCCCAACGAAAACATGCCATACAGAAAGCGGGAAACGCGGTGGGTGGCCCGGTCGCGAATGGTGGCCAGATCGGGAATCAGGCCGATGTACCAGAACACCAGCGAGACGGTGAAGTACGTGCTGATGGCAAAAACATCCCAAACCAGCGGCGAGTTGAAATTAACCCACAAGGAGCCGTACGCGTTCGGAAAGGGAATACACCAGTAGGCGAGCCACGGCCGTCCGGCGTGCATGAGGATAAAACTAGCCGCGCAAATCACGGCGAAAATGGTCATGGCTTCAGCTGCCCGGTTGATCGACGTCCGGTATTTCATGCGAAAAAGCAGCA of Tellurirhabdus bombi contains these proteins:
- a CDS encoding efflux RND transporter permease subunit, with translation MNKFIKNIISFSLKNRFFVFFLTGLVVVAGFISYQNTPIEAFPDVTNTQITIITQWPGRSAEEIEKFVTIPLEIGLNSVQKKTDVRSTTLFGLSVVKVMFDDGVDDAFARQQVNNLLGGVELPDGVKPDVQPPYGPTGEIFRYTLKSSTRTARELKTLQDWQIERQLKSVPGVADVVSFGGEVKTYEISVDPRRLQNFDITPLQLYQAVANSNVNVGGDVIEKNSEAYVVRGIGLLKNSQDIENIIIKNVKGTPIMVRNVAQVSESALPRLGQAGRDNQNDVVECIVVMRKGENPSEVIESVKAKIDELNSTILPADVKIDTFYNRETLIHFATHTVTHNLIEGLVFVTVIVFLFMADWRTTITVSIIIPLALLFAFICLRLKGMSANLLSMGAIDFGIIVDGAVVMVEGIFVTLDEMAHHNGMERFNKLAKLGILRKTGTEMGKAIFFSKLIIITCLIPIFSFQKVEGKMFSPLAWTLGFALLGALFFTLTLVPVLASFLLKKNVREKHNPFVEFLTRHATRGFGFTFAHKKLTLLVSVGLVVIGLSGFKLLGTEFLPELDEGSIYVRASMPMSISLPESVKLTTQMRHVFEAFPEVKGVISQTGRPNDGTDPTGFYNIEFLVSIFPKEAWKSGLTKQQLIGQMQEKLKVFPGVDFGFSQPIMDNVSEAVSGVKGSIAVKVYGPDLYTLEEKSTEIQKQLATVQGIEDLGVIRNIGQPELRIELDEQKLAAYGVDKADAEAVIEMAIGGKAATQIYEGERKFDLRIRYDRPFRSNESEIGNLMVPTQNGSEIPIKEIARVYTQTGPILIYREGNQRYGAVKFSVRGRDMGGAVTEAQQKVTANVKLPQGYTIKWAGDFENQQRATLRLEQVVPISLLGIFFILFVLFGNVKDAGLVLLNVPFAIIGGIAALLITHVNFSISAGIGFIALFGICIQNGVILISVFKKNLHNRLSLNESIRQGVISRVRPVVMTAMMAAIGLIPAAISTGIGSETSKPLAIVVIGGLITATFLTLLVFPLLFYVFYRQKALVDL
- the nrfD gene encoding NrfD/PsrC family molybdoenzyme membrane anchor subunit, translating into MSNHDQPYHPTSDSHHITASVRAPLITGGKTYADVTEDICRQVEGKPTRAWIIAFGISFLVLLYGSVCVFWTWWEGLGVWGLNKTVGWAWDITNFVWWVGIGHAGTLISAILLLFRMKYRTSINRAAEAMTIFAVICAASFILMHAGRPWLAYWCIPFPNAYGSLWVNFNSPLVWDVFAISTYFTVSLVFWYIGLIPDLATIRDRATHRVSRFLYGMFSLGWNGGARTWARYEYVSLILAGISTPLVLSVHTIVSMDFATSVIPGWHTTIFPPYFVAGAIFSGFAMVQNLMLITRVVFKLEDYITFEHIESMNKIITLTGSIVGVAYLTEFFIAWYSGVEYERYAFINRAFGPYWWAYWAMMTCNVISPQLFWSRKIRRSITWTFVLSVIVNIGMWFERFVIIVTSLHRDYLPSSWAMFSPTLFDISDYIFSFGLFFTLFLLFAKFLPVINMFEVKAIIKSSSEKPPKPVYAEKETV